One window from the genome of Manis pentadactyla isolate mManPen7 chromosome 15, mManPen7.hap1, whole genome shotgun sequence encodes:
- the LOC118928746 gene encoding LOW QUALITY PROTEIN: translocation protein SEC63 homolog (The sequence of the model RefSeq protein was modified relative to this genomic sequence to represent the inferred CDS: inserted 1 base in 1 codon; deleted 2 bases in 1 codon; substituted 1 base at 1 genomic stop codon), translating to MGGRILGYKYIWKRRLFKNILPALATSFEIALPAWVVDQKNSILVLLVYGLAFMVILPVVVGSWWYRTICYSGDQILIRTMQIYTYFVYKTRNMDMKCLIMVLAGASEFDPQCNKDATSRPTDNILIPQLIGEIGSINLKKNEPPLTCPHSLKARVLLLCHLAGMKIPETLEEDQQFMLKKCPALLQEMVNVICQLIIMARSVKGRRKEGFVLRREFRAPTLASLENCLKLSQMAMQGLRQFRXPLLQLPHIEEDNLRRVSNHQKYKIKTIQTLVSLKESDRHHLLHFLEDEKYEEGMAVLGSFPYVTMDIKSQVLDDEDSNDITVGSLVTVLVRLMRQTMAEVFEKEQSICAAEEQPAEDVQGDASKSRTRGGWQQKSKGPKKTAKSKKKPXKKKPTPVPLPQSKPQKQKQANGDVGSEAAVKDDDEEVSVKGSESEDEETDRESRSGRDGGSERDPEGQQDGKQSRDDGAEWRELQQSVQRKERALLETRPQITHRVHCLFSLQEKQEWWWLYIADRKEQTLISMPYHVCTLKDTEEIELKFPTPGKPGNYQYTVFLRSDSYMGLDQIKPLKLEVHEAKPVPKNHPQWDTVIEGDEDQEHSEGFEDSFEEEEEDDD from the exons ATGGGAGGCAGAATTTTGGGATATAAGTACATCTGGAAAAGGAGACTCTTCAAAAATATTCTTCCTGCTTTAGCCACGAGCTTTGAAATTGCCTTGCCAGCTTGGGTAGTTGACCAGAAAAATTCAATTTTG GTTCTCCTTGTATATGGATTGGCATTCATGGTTATCCTTCCCGTTGTTGTG ggcTCATGGTGGTACCGCACAATATGCTATAGTGGAGACCAGATTCTAATACGCACAATGCAAATTTATACGTATTTTGTTTATAAAACCCGAAATATGGATATGAAAT gtCTTATCATGGTATTGGCTGGAGCCTCTGAATTTGATCCTCAGTGTAATAAAGATGCCACAAGCAGACCAACAGATAATATTCTAATACCTCAG CTAATCGGAGAGATTGGAAGCATTAACTTAAAGAAGAATGAGCCTCCACTCACCTGCCCGCATAGCCTGAAGGCCAGAGTTCTTTTACTATGTCATCTTGCAGGAATGAAAATCCCC GAGACCCTTGAAGAAG ATCAGCAATTTATGCTGAAAAAATGTCCTGCCCTCCTTCAAGAAATGGTGAATGTAATCTGCCAACTGATAATAATGGCCCGGAGCGTGAAG GGCAGAAGGAAGGAGGGGTTTGTGCTCA GAAGGGAGTTTCGTGCTCCAACTTTGGCGTCCCTAGAGAACTGCTTGAAGCTTTCCCAGATGGCCATGCAGGGCCTCCGGCAGTTCA TCCCTCTGCTGCAGCTCCCCCACATCGAGGAGGACAACCTCAGAAGGGTCTCCAATCATCAAAAG tacaaaattaaaactatCCAGACCTTGGTGAGTTTAAAAGAATCAGATCGTCACCATCTACTACACTTCCTTGAAGATGAGAAATATGAAGAGGGGATGGCCGTCCTTGGGAGTTTCCCGTACGTCACGATGGACATCAAGTCACAGG TTCTGGATGACGAAGACAGCAACGACATCACAGTGGGGTCCCTAGTGACGGTGTTGGTGAGGCTGATGAGGCAGACGATGGCA GAAGTATTTGAAAAGGAGCAGTCCATCTGTGCCGCAGAGGAGCAGCCGGCAGAAGACGTG CAGGGCGACGCCAGCAAGAGCAGGACAAGAGGAGGATGGCAGCAGAAGAGTAAAGGACCCAAGAAAACAGCTAAATCAAAaaaaaagccttaaaaaaaaaagcctacaccTGTGCCCTTACCACAGTCAAAGCCACAGAAACAGAAGCAGGCAAATGGAGACGTTGGGAGT GAAGCGGCCGTCAAGGACGACGACGAGGAGGTTTCGGTCAAAGGCAGTGAGTCTGAGGACGAAGAGACCGACCGGGAGTCCCGGAGCGGGAGGGACGGCGGCAGCGAGCGGGACCCCGAGGGACAGCAGGACGGGAAGCAGAGCAGGGACGACGGAGCC GAGTGGCGGGAACTGCAGCAGAGTGTACAGCGCAAGGAGCGGGCGCTGCTGGAGACCAGGCCCCAGATAACGCACCGTGTACA CTGTCTTTTCTCTTTGCAGGAAAAACAAGAATGGTGGTGGCTTTATATTGCAGATAGGAAGGAACAGACGTTAATATCTATGCCATATCATGTGTGTACACTAAAAGACACTGAGGAG ATAGAACTGAAGTTTCCTACACCAGGCAAGCCTGGAAATTATCAGTATACAGTGTTTCTGAGATCAGACTCTTATATGGGTTTGGATCAGATTAAGCCATTGAAG TTGGAAGTTCATGAGGCTAAGCCTGTGCCAAAAAATCACCCGCAGTGGGATACAGTGATAGAGGGGGACGAGGACCAGGAGCACAGTGAGGGCTTCGAAGACAGCttcgaggaggaggaggaagatgatgACTGA